The following proteins are co-located in the Corynebacterium aquilae DSM 44791 genome:
- a CDS encoding tyrosine-type recombinase/integrase, translating into MLITDRPQLKAIPLEWQQPLRNWELRLRAEGKREATIDVRIRHLRRLARDLGNVTPESVTEDDLVQWAGSKNWAPETRHAYYMSVTAFYSWHTRPTGNNPAERVMCGISRQQPPPRPTPEDAVRHALQIANPRTELIIRLAAELGLRCAEIAQVHTRDIDTGEDGCTLTVHGKGGKVRVLPVPLALARLLTHEREDGFIFPGKVNGHLSPRHVSKLARKVLPAPWNLHSLRHRFATVAYVRGGHDLIALQQALGHNNVATTQRYTQCDATALTHLVTATSLT; encoded by the coding sequence ATGCTTATTACCGACCGCCCACAGCTCAAAGCCATCCCGCTGGAATGGCAACAACCCCTCAGAAATTGGGAGCTTCGACTACGCGCCGAAGGCAAGCGCGAGGCGACCATCGATGTCCGTATCCGACACCTCCGAAGGCTCGCCCGAGACCTCGGTAACGTCACTCCAGAATCCGTCACGGAAGACGATCTAGTGCAATGGGCAGGCTCGAAAAACTGGGCACCAGAAACGCGGCACGCCTACTACATGAGCGTGACAGCGTTTTACTCCTGGCACACACGCCCCACTGGCAACAACCCCGCCGAACGTGTTATGTGCGGTATCTCACGTCAACAACCACCCCCACGGCCTACCCCCGAGGATGCGGTGCGGCACGCTCTTCAGATTGCAAACCCCCGCACCGAACTGATCATCCGACTAGCTGCCGAACTTGGACTGCGGTGTGCGGAGATCGCACAGGTGCATACCCGCGACATCGACACAGGCGAAGACGGATGCACGCTCACCGTGCACGGCAAGGGCGGCAAGGTGCGAGTACTTCCCGTACCTCTGGCACTGGCTCGCCTACTGACCCACGAGCGCGAAGATGGCTTCATCTTCCCCGGCAAAGTCAACGGGCACCTGTCACCGCGACACGTCTCCAAACTCGCGCGCAAAGTACTGCCAGCGCCATGGAACCTGCACTCACTGCGCCACCGCTTCGCCACGGTCGCCTATGTGCGTGGCGGACACGACCTCATTGCCCTCCAGCAAGCCCTTGGCCATAACAACGTCGCCACCACTCAGCGCTACACCCAGTGCGATGCAACAGCGCTCACGCACCTGGTTACAGCTACTTCCCTGACCTGA
- a CDS encoding ParA family protein translates to MTKKIAICNLKGGTGKTTTSILLATALADKGHSVVVYDADPQGSASAWAECAEETQPLPFTVAAANMRTMKGAAREDYVLIDCPPGYPQIIDAAIDAADFVLVPTGHSSLDADRVWSILETLRDMQAGQDHSLGGAVLMTAANPRTVSYREMDTAMREEGFTVAPVVIPQREAIKHMVGTRPEGDLHGYRELADYITAALS, encoded by the coding sequence ATGACCAAGAAAATCGCCATCTGCAACCTCAAAGGCGGCACAGGCAAAACCACCACCAGCATCCTGCTGGCCACCGCCCTGGCCGATAAAGGCCACAGTGTCGTTGTCTACGACGCTGACCCCCAAGGCTCGGCCTCCGCATGGGCAGAATGCGCCGAGGAGACCCAGCCTCTGCCGTTCACGGTCGCCGCAGCAAACATGCGCACCATGAAAGGTGCCGCACGCGAAGACTACGTCCTGATCGACTGCCCACCCGGCTACCCCCAGATCATCGATGCAGCCATCGATGCTGCTGACTTCGTCCTCGTACCCACCGGCCACTCGAGCCTCGATGCTGACCGCGTCTGGTCGATTCTGGAAACCCTGCGGGATATGCAGGCTGGGCAAGACCATTCCCTCGGCGGTGCAGTGCTGATGACCGCAGCCAACCCCCGCACGGTCAGCTACCGAGAAATGGACACCGCGATGCGCGAAGAAGGCTTCACCGTCGCACCCGTTGTCATCCCCCAGCGTGAAGCCATCAAACACATGGTGGGCACCCGCCCGGAAGGCGATCTCCACGGCTATCGTGAACTGGCTGACTACATCACCGCAGCTCTGAGCTAA